The proteins below are encoded in one region of Pontibacter deserti:
- a CDS encoding bifunctional nuclease family protein yields the protein MKKIQLEILGLSSSQSQTGSFALVLGERDGNRRLPIIIGMFEAQSIAIQIEKINPNRPLTHDLFKSFAEQVNVSITEVLISDLKEGVFYSKIMCSDGEKEFELDARPSDAIAIGLRFGVPIYTVESVLSEAGIILSDLEEEEEENEEAATVKSTSTTSSSSKEPLNETSVDDLNKMLNEALEKEDYEKAAKIRDELNKRN from the coding sequence GTGAAAAAAATTCAATTAGAGATACTCGGACTCTCTTCCAGTCAGTCGCAGACGGGCTCGTTTGCGCTTGTGCTTGGCGAGAGAGATGGAAACAGAAGGCTGCCGATCATAATCGGTATGTTTGAAGCGCAATCTATCGCGATACAGATCGAAAAAATAAACCCTAACCGGCCGCTTACTCACGACTTGTTCAAGTCGTTTGCAGAGCAGGTAAACGTAAGTATAACCGAAGTTCTGATTTCGGACTTAAAAGAAGGGGTTTTCTATTCCAAGATTATGTGCTCCGATGGCGAAAAGGAATTTGAACTGGATGCACGCCCGTCAGATGCCATTGCCATAGGTTTACGTTTTGGTGTTCCGATCTATACTGTAGAAAGTGTATTATCCGAAGCCGGTATTATACTCAGCGACCTGGAGGAAGAAGAGGAGGAAAACGAAGAAGCTGCAACTGTGAAGAGTACTTCAACAACAAGCAGCAGTTCTAAAGAACCTCTTAACGAAACCTCGGTTGACGATCTGAACAAAATGCTGAACGAAGCACTTGAAAAAGAGGATTACGAAAAAGCTGCTAAAATCAGGGATGAGCTGAATAAACGCAATTAA
- a CDS encoding electron transfer flavoprotein subunit alpha/FixB family protein, with the protein MSVLVFVEGFNGEIKKSSLEAATYGYQVAQQLGTTATAVAIGEVHEDALAKLGEHGISKVLYDADSRLNQFVADAYVKVIAKAAQQENAKVLVFSNSNIGAAVGSKLAVRLNGSLATNVTTLPKTDGGQFIVTRSVFSGKAFADVNLTSDVKIIAVKKNALEAASTGSGSATVEKFSADLSDADFVAAPKETIMQDTSGGVLLTEAEIVVSGGRGLKGPENWHLIEDLAKALGAATACSKPVADLDWRPHHEHVGQTGIAVSPNLYIAIGISGAIQHLAGVNSSKVIVVINKDPEAPFFKAADYGIVGDAFDVVPKLIEAAKALDK; encoded by the coding sequence ATGTCTGTATTAGTTTTTGTAGAAGGTTTTAACGGAGAGATCAAGAAGTCTTCGTTAGAAGCAGCCACTTATGGCTACCAGGTAGCACAGCAGCTTGGTACAACAGCTACAGCAGTAGCAATAGGCGAGGTGCACGAAGATGCGCTTGCAAAATTAGGTGAGCACGGTATAAGCAAAGTTTTATACGATGCCGACAGCCGCCTGAACCAGTTTGTTGCTGATGCTTATGTAAAAGTAATTGCAAAAGCTGCACAACAGGAGAATGCAAAAGTGCTGGTATTCTCTAACTCAAACATTGGCGCTGCAGTTGGTTCTAAGCTAGCTGTGCGTTTAAATGGCTCGCTGGCAACTAACGTAACTACACTGCCTAAAACAGATGGCGGTCAGTTTATAGTTACACGTAGCGTGTTCTCAGGTAAGGCCTTTGCTGATGTAAACCTTACTTCTGATGTAAAGATCATTGCTGTTAAGAAAAATGCGCTTGAAGCTGCCAGTACAGGAAGCGGATCGGCAACAGTTGAGAAATTCTCTGCCGACCTGAGCGATGCTGACTTTGTAGCTGCTCCGAAAGAAACAATTATGCAGGACACCAGCGGCGGCGTATTGCTGACGGAGGCTGAGATTGTAGTGTCGGGTGGTCGCGGTCTGAAAGGACCTGAGAACTGGCATTTGATAGAGGATCTGGCAAAAGCGCTTGGTGCTGCTACAGCCTGCTCTAAGCCGGTTGCTGACCTTGACTGGAGACCTCACCACGAGCACGTGGGCCAGACAGGTATCGCTGTAAGCCCTAACCTATATATTGCTATAGGTATTTCCGGTGCTATTCAGCACTTAGCTGGTGTTAACTCTTCTAAAGTTATTGTCGTTATTAACAAGGACCCGGAGGCGCCGTTCTTTAAAGCTGCCGATTATGGCATCGTTGGAGACGCTTTTGACGTAGTTCCTAAATTAATAGAGGCTGCCAAGGCCCTTGACAAATAG
- a CDS encoding electron transfer flavoprotein subunit beta/FixA family protein, with product MKILVCISNVPDTTSKINFSGDNKSFDKNGVQFVINPWDEYALTRAIELKEAKGGTVTVLNVGEADAEPNIRKALAIGADDAIRVNAHPKDAFFVAQQIAAIAKQNNYDIILMGKESIDYNGFQVHNMVGEMLGIPSITPAFKLDLVDDSTARLEREIEGGKEVVEVKLPFVASAQQPMSEPRIPNMRGIMTARTKPLQVVEPVSAEAKADYVSFSKPEKKGGVKMIDAENAGELITLLRNEAKVL from the coding sequence ATGAAAATATTAGTTTGCATCAGTAACGTTCCGGATACAACTTCCAAAATTAACTTTTCCGGCGACAACAAGTCGTTTGATAAGAATGGCGTACAGTTCGTGATCAATCCTTGGGATGAGTACGCACTTACCCGCGCTATTGAGTTGAAAGAAGCGAAAGGCGGTACTGTTACGGTACTAAACGTAGGTGAGGCCGATGCTGAGCCAAACATCCGTAAAGCGCTTGCTATTGGCGCCGACGACGCTATCCGTGTTAACGCGCACCCTAAAGATGCTTTCTTTGTAGCGCAGCAGATCGCGGCTATCGCCAAGCAGAACAACTACGATATCATCCTGATGGGCAAAGAGTCTATCGACTATAACGGCTTTCAGGTACACAACATGGTAGGCGAGATGCTGGGCATTCCGTCTATCACACCGGCATTTAAACTGGACTTGGTTGACGACAGCACAGCTCGCTTGGAGCGCGAGATTGAAGGCGGTAAAGAAGTGGTAGAAGTAAAACTGCCATTTGTAGCCAGCGCACAGCAGCCTATGTCGGAGCCTCGTATTCCGAACATGCGTGGTATCATGACAGCACGTACCAAGCCTTTGCAGGTAGTAGAACCAGTTTCAGCAGAAGCAAAAGCTGATTATGTGAGTTTCAGCAAGCCGGAGAAAAAAGGTGGCGTGAAGATGATCGATGCTGAAAATGCCGGTGAATTAATTACATTATTAAGAAACGAAGCTAAAGTACTATAA
- a CDS encoding tetratricopeptide repeat protein, with product MSQDRIAQLHKFLEEDPNDPFTIYALAMEYRPTDREKALSYYTQLLTEHERYVGTYYHAAKLYEELGQNDEAERIYKKGMLISRQEGNLHAFSELQQAYNKLMGLDYEDD from the coding sequence ATGTCACAAGATAGAATAGCACAGCTTCATAAATTTCTGGAAGAAGACCCGAATGATCCCTTCACGATCTATGCCCTGGCCATGGAATATAGACCAACAGACAGGGAAAAAGCACTCTCTTACTACACGCAACTCCTGACCGAGCATGAACGATACGTGGGTACGTATTACCACGCAGCTAAGCTGTACGAAGAGTTGGGACAAAACGACGAAGCAGAACGCATCTATAAAAAAGGAATGCTGATCAGCAGGCAGGAAGGTAACCTGCACGCCTTCTCAGAATTGCAGCAAGCTTACAACAAGCTGATGGGCCTTGATTACGAAGATGACTAA
- a CDS encoding antibiotic biosynthesis monooxygenase family protein, translated as MFIALSTFTIANDMAAEVREAFKNRPHMVDKEKGFLKLEVMYPQENENEIWLMTYWTDEDSYKVWFTNHYKDSHHGIPKGLKLVPGSTKVRFLEHVCG; from the coding sequence ATGTTTATAGCACTGAGTACGTTTACCATAGCCAACGACATGGCCGCAGAAGTGAGAGAAGCCTTTAAGAACAGGCCGCACATGGTTGATAAGGAAAAAGGTTTTCTGAAACTGGAGGTAATGTACCCGCAGGAAAATGAAAATGAAATCTGGCTGATGACCTACTGGACCGACGAAGATAGCTACAAAGTATGGTTCACCAACCACTACAAAGACTCTCACCACGGCATCCCGAAGGGTTTGAAGTTAGTGCCCGGCAGCACCAAAGTAAGGTTCCTGGAGCACGTTTGCGGGTAA
- a CDS encoding pyruvate carboxylase has protein sequence MNIKKVLVANRGEIAIRVLRACTELGIKTVAIYTYEDRYSLHRYKADEAYQVGKDNQPLQPYLDIDAIIKIAKENDVDAIHPGYGFLSENQHFSQRCADNGIKFIGPKPQVMASLGDKIAAKKVAVSCEVPIIQSNDLDLNTYETALEEAHRIGYPLMLKAAAGGGGRGMRVIRDDEQLEKGFFEAKNEALKAFGDDTLFLEKYVENPKHIEVQIVADNYGNITHLFERDCSVQRRFQKVVEVAPAISLNRETRHKLYDYAIKICSAVNYNNVGTVEFLVEPHTNNIFFIEVNPRIQVEHTVTEMITGIDLIKTQIFIADGYRLDHEEVQLGPNDIVRANGVAIQCRITTEDPEQDFKPDYGTIIAYRSAGGFGIRLDQGSVYQGAKVSPFFDSLLVKVSAQAPTLKHAAMKMSRTLDEFRIRGVKHNIQFLQNIINHPVFISGDATVDFVKNHQELFIFKKPQDRATKMLGFLAETIVNGNPDIKKVDKDRILTKPDYHGFNLNKVYQPGTKDLLTQLGPEEFSKWLRNDKQIHYTDTTFRDAHQSLLATRMRTFDIMKVAEAFAKDNPQTFSMEVWGGATFDVCLRFLHEDPWDRLAQIRKAIPNILLQMLIRGSNGVGYKAYPDNLIESFVEKSWETGVDIFRIFDSLNWMKSMEPCINFVRKRTQGLAEVAICYTGDILDPSKTKYNLDYYLQLAKQIEDSGAHILCIKDMAGLLKPYAAQVLVEALRDTISLPIHLHTHDTSSIQSATYLKAIEAGVDVVDVALGSMSGLTSQPNFNSMVEAMRFQERHREFDQQSLNRHSNYWETVREYYYPFESDLKAGTAEVYHHEIPGGQYSNLRPQANALGLGDKWETIKETYAEVNALFGDVVKVTPSSKVVGDMALYLVANNLTTVDVLERGDEISFPESVQSFFKGELGQPVGGFPKKLQKIILKDEKPFTDRPNEHLAPIDLEGEFAAFQQKFGDHTKYTDFLSYQLYPKVYEGYHKHLEQYGDVSKIPTRLFFYGFQPGEEAIIDIARGKSIVIKYQSLGHVNEDGMRTVFFKLNGQTRNIDVRDKSVKVEKVEHQKVDKANPKQVGAPLQGLLSKILVEKEKPVKKNTPLFVIEAMKMETTITASADTMISAIHLAEGSLVNTDDLVLTLS, from the coding sequence ATGAACATAAAAAAAGTACTTGTTGCTAACCGCGGCGAGATTGCCATACGTGTATTGCGTGCCTGCACCGAACTTGGTATTAAAACGGTTGCCATTTATACCTACGAAGACCGTTATTCGCTGCACCGCTACAAAGCCGACGAAGCCTACCAGGTTGGTAAAGATAACCAGCCCCTGCAGCCATACTTAGACATCGATGCCATCATTAAGATAGCCAAAGAGAACGACGTAGATGCCATTCACCCGGGCTATGGTTTCCTGTCTGAGAACCAGCATTTCTCGCAGCGCTGCGCCGATAACGGGATAAAATTTATTGGCCCAAAACCGCAGGTAATGGCCTCGCTTGGTGATAAAATAGCTGCAAAAAAAGTAGCCGTAAGCTGTGAAGTGCCCATCATACAGAGCAACGACCTGGACCTGAACACATATGAAACTGCCCTGGAAGAAGCGCACCGTATTGGTTACCCGCTGATGCTGAAAGCTGCTGCCGGTGGTGGTGGCCGTGGTATGCGCGTGATCAGGGATGATGAGCAACTGGAAAAAGGCTTTTTTGAAGCAAAGAATGAAGCTCTGAAGGCTTTCGGTGACGATACGCTATTTCTGGAGAAATACGTGGAGAACCCGAAGCACATCGAAGTACAGATCGTGGCCGACAACTATGGCAACATCACGCACCTTTTCGAGCGCGACTGTTCTGTGCAGCGCCGTTTCCAGAAGGTAGTAGAGGTTGCGCCGGCAATCAGCCTGAACAGGGAAACACGCCATAAACTATACGACTATGCTATTAAGATCTGCTCGGCAGTAAACTATAATAACGTTGGTACAGTGGAGTTCCTGGTGGAGCCGCATACCAACAACATCTTCTTTATAGAAGTAAACCCGCGCATACAGGTAGAGCACACGGTAACCGAAATGATCACAGGCATTGACCTGATAAAGACGCAGATCTTTATTGCCGATGGGTACCGTTTAGATCACGAAGAAGTACAGTTGGGCCCTAACGATATTGTGCGTGCCAATGGGGTTGCCATACAGTGCCGCATAACCACCGAAGACCCGGAACAAGATTTTAAACCGGATTACGGTACTATCATCGCTTACCGCAGCGCCGGAGGTTTTGGTATTCGCCTGGACCAGGGTAGTGTGTACCAGGGAGCAAAGGTGAGTCCGTTCTTCGATTCGCTGCTGGTAAAAGTATCGGCGCAGGCACCTACCCTGAAGCACGCCGCCATGAAGATGTCGCGTACGCTGGACGAGTTCCGAATCCGTGGGGTGAAACACAATATCCAGTTCCTGCAAAATATCATTAACCACCCGGTCTTTATTTCAGGAGATGCAACGGTTGATTTTGTAAAGAACCACCAGGAACTGTTCATATTTAAAAAGCCGCAGGACCGTGCTACCAAAATGCTGGGCTTCCTGGCTGAAACTATAGTGAACGGTAACCCGGATATCAAAAAAGTGGACAAAGACCGTATACTTACCAAACCAGATTATCACGGTTTTAACCTGAACAAGGTGTACCAGCCGGGCACTAAAGATCTGCTCACACAACTGGGGCCTGAAGAGTTCTCGAAATGGCTCCGTAACGATAAGCAGATACACTATACCGATACCACTTTCCGGGACGCACACCAATCGCTGCTGGCAACGCGCATGCGTACCTTTGATATCATGAAGGTGGCTGAGGCCTTTGCCAAAGATAATCCGCAAACCTTTAGTATGGAAGTATGGGGCGGTGCTACATTTGATGTGTGCCTGCGCTTTCTACACGAAGACCCTTGGGACCGCCTGGCACAGATACGCAAAGCAATCCCGAACATCCTGCTGCAAATGCTCATCCGTGGCTCGAATGGTGTTGGCTATAAAGCATACCCGGATAACCTGATCGAGTCTTTTGTAGAAAAGTCGTGGGAGACAGGGGTAGACATTTTCCGCATCTTCGACTCGCTGAACTGGATGAAGAGCATGGAGCCGTGCATCAACTTTGTGCGCAAGCGTACACAGGGCCTTGCAGAGGTGGCTATTTGCTATACCGGCGATATACTTGATCCATCGAAAACAAAGTATAACCTGGACTATTACCTGCAACTGGCTAAGCAGATTGAAGACAGCGGTGCCCATATTCTGTGTATTAAAGACATGGCTGGTCTGTTGAAACCATATGCAGCACAGGTGCTTGTTGAAGCGCTACGTGACACCATAAGCTTACCGATTCACTTGCATACGCACGATACATCATCCATACAATCAGCTACTTATTTAAAGGCAATTGAAGCTGGAGTTGATGTGGTGGATGTGGCTCTGGGATCTATGTCGGGCTTAACGTCACAGCCTAACTTTAACTCTATGGTGGAGGCGATGCGTTTCCAGGAGCGCCACCGCGAGTTCGACCAGCAAAGCCTGAACCGCCACTCCAACTATTGGGAAACAGTACGTGAATATTATTATCCGTTTGAATCTGATCTGAAAGCAGGTACCGCTGAAGTATACCACCACGAGATTCCGGGAGGGCAGTACTCCAACCTTCGTCCGCAGGCAAATGCACTGGGTTTAGGCGACAAGTGGGAAACTATAAAAGAAACTTACGCCGAAGTAAATGCACTGTTCGGTGATGTGGTTAAAGTAACGCCAAGCTCAAAAGTTGTAGGGGATATGGCTTTATACTTAGTAGCCAATAACCTGACCACCGTGGATGTACTGGAGCGCGGCGATGAGATCTCGTTCCCGGAGTCAGTGCAGTCGTTCTTTAAAGGAGAGCTGGGCCAGCCAGTAGGAGGGTTCCCGAAAAAGTTGCAGAAGATCATCCTGAAAGATGAGAAACCGTTTACCGACCGGCCAAACGAGCACCTGGCACCAATTGATCTGGAAGGTGAATTTGCAGCTTTTCAGCAGAAGTTCGGAGATCATACCAAGTATACCGACTTCCTGAGTTACCAGCTGTACCCGAAAGTATACGAAGGTTACCATAAGCACCTGGAGCAATATGGTGATGTATCTAAAATACCAACACGCTTGTTCTTCTATGGTTTCCAGCCAGGCGAGGAAGCCATTATTGACATTGCCCGCGGTAAATCTATCGTGATAAAATACCAGTCGCTGGGGCACGTGAATGAAGACGGTATGCGTACTGTGTTCTTTAAACTGAATGGACAAACCCGTAACATTGATGTGCGCGATAAGTCGGTGAAGGTAGAAAAAGTAGAGCACCAGAAAGTAGATAAAGCTAACCCGAAGCAGGTTGGGGCACCACTGCAAGGGCTACTGTCTAAAATACTGGTGGAGAAAGAAAAGCCGGTTAAAAAGAACACACCGCTGTTTGTAATTGAAGCCATGAAAATGGAGACAACTATAACTGCCTCGGCAGACACCATGATCTCCGCTATACACCTGGCTGAAGGCTCTTTGGTAAATACCGACGACCTGGTGCTGACCTTATCTTAA
- a CDS encoding DUF2279 domain-containing protein: MLKQLAILSFLICLLLRVNIVAATTIATPDSNQVHNQKLLLLGAGFMVGYSAMLVGLNNAWYAEQERTDFHFFNDNSQWRQVDKAGHFWGAFHQSRAGIDMLRWAGVPDKKAILYGGLLGVVLQTPVEVFDGYQKDYGASVGDLVANTAGSAAIVAQELAWREVRIMPKYSFHKTRYAAERPNVLGKSLAEQALKDYNGQTYWLSVNVGDFLPEQSRYPKWLSIAVGYGAEEVVYNHEATNYNLGFDAHRQFYLSPDLNLLHFKGRSKILNTALYVLSIVKVPAPTLEYNRKNGFKFHSLYF; this comes from the coding sequence ATGCTGAAACAACTGGCTATACTTTCGTTTCTGATTTGTTTGCTACTAAGGGTAAACATAGTAGCTGCTACAACTATAGCTACGCCAGATTCAAACCAGGTTCATAATCAAAAACTGTTGCTGCTCGGAGCTGGTTTTATGGTGGGTTATTCGGCTATGCTTGTCGGGCTAAATAATGCCTGGTATGCAGAGCAGGAACGTACAGATTTCCATTTTTTTAACGATAACAGCCAGTGGCGACAGGTAGATAAGGCTGGGCATTTCTGGGGAGCTTTTCACCAGAGCCGTGCCGGTATAGATATGCTGCGCTGGGCCGGTGTACCAGACAAAAAAGCTATACTTTACGGAGGCTTGTTGGGTGTGGTATTACAAACGCCTGTTGAAGTTTTTGATGGTTACCAGAAAGATTACGGTGCTTCGGTGGGTGATCTGGTTGCCAACACAGCTGGCTCAGCGGCTATAGTGGCCCAGGAACTGGCCTGGCGCGAAGTCCGCATCATGCCCAAGTATAGTTTCCATAAAACCCGCTACGCTGCCGAACGGCCTAATGTATTGGGAAAAAGCCTGGCGGAACAGGCCTTGAAAGATTATAATGGACAAACCTACTGGCTTTCTGTAAATGTAGGTGATTTTCTGCCGGAGCAGAGCCGGTACCCAAAGTGGTTAAGTATAGCAGTCGGGTATGGTGCAGAGGAAGTGGTATACAACCACGAGGCTACCAACTATAATTTAGGCTTTGATGCGCACCGGCAATTTTACCTGAGCCCAGACCTGAACCTGCTACACTTTAAAGGAAGAAGTAAAATTCTGAATACAGCTTTGTATGTGCTTAGTATAGTTAAAGTGCCTGCGCCTACGCTGGAGTATAATCGCAAGAATGGGTTTAAATTTCATAGCCTATACTTCTAG
- a CDS encoding Smr/MutS family protein has product MNVGDRVRLMSGREEGIITRILDNNIVEVAIDNDFTIPVARREIVVIAAEENKYMRTDDVVEAPVRKAPPSPVLAEKGIYLAMVHQSEELLAATIVNNTDYDVLFTTGEERNNQYRGLQNDKLAPKTTRVISHYHLKDFEKWPSLVVQFLQHRNGAPALFEPVTKRVQFRANSFYKSKKTAPVINKEAYLFQLDTKPTIVDTDKIKEQLAEKPEQTTENYKLQAPEHEVDLHIEKLTEDYSGMSNSAMLKLQLDRFQDALDRAMAANMHEIVFIHGAGNGVLRKEIQKILSRTPGIKFFEDARKEKFGYGATLVRLK; this is encoded by the coding sequence ATGAACGTAGGAGACCGTGTGCGACTGATGTCAGGTCGTGAGGAAGGCATAATTACCAGAATACTGGATAATAATATAGTTGAAGTAGCTATTGACAACGATTTTACCATACCCGTGGCCCGCCGTGAGATAGTGGTGATAGCTGCGGAAGAAAACAAGTATATGCGCACCGATGATGTGGTAGAGGCGCCGGTTCGTAAAGCGCCACCATCACCGGTATTAGCTGAAAAAGGCATTTACCTGGCTATGGTGCATCAGTCGGAAGAATTGCTGGCTGCAACTATAGTTAATAACACCGATTACGATGTGTTGTTTACTACCGGTGAGGAGCGCAACAACCAGTACCGCGGCCTGCAAAACGATAAGCTGGCACCAAAGACCACACGCGTTATCTCGCATTATCATCTGAAGGATTTTGAAAAATGGCCAAGCCTGGTGGTACAGTTCCTGCAGCACCGGAATGGCGCTCCTGCCCTATTTGAGCCGGTAACCAAGCGTGTGCAGTTCAGAGCTAACTCTTTTTACAAGAGCAAAAAAACAGCCCCGGTCATCAACAAGGAAGCTTACCTGTTCCAGCTCGATACAAAGCCAACTATAGTTGACACAGACAAAATCAAAGAACAGCTTGCCGAAAAGCCGGAACAAACAACTGAAAACTATAAGCTACAGGCACCAGAGCACGAAGTAGACCTGCATATCGAAAAACTGACTGAAGATTATAGCGGCATGAGCAATAGCGCGATGCTAAAACTGCAGCTCGACCGCTTTCAGGACGCATTGGACAGAGCGATGGCAGCCAATATGCACGAGATCGTGTTTATCCACGGGGCCGGCAACGGTGTACTCCGCAAAGAGATCCAGAAAATACTCAGCCGCACACCGGGCATTAAATTCTTCGAAGATGCCCGTAAAGAGAAATTCGGCTATGGAGCCACGTTGGTAAGGCTGAAGTAA
- a CDS encoding MBL fold metallo-hydrolase: MMKRISNCLYVLSILILLVTMAGCKVLNLAPPVGAKPKADRLMAIQSSPNFKYGQFRNLVPTKTGLDFLGYTKVISVKLAGKFFGDNDHQEPARKIPVMKIDLTQYAWGQDSATVISWLGHSASFIQIDGKRLLLDPMLSNVASPVSFAGPKRFSPPAITAEELPQIDAILISHDHYDHLDFDTIKKLGKKTRHFFVPLGIGVHLERWGVPAEKITELDWWQEATFMGLKIVATPSRHFSGRGLNNGMQTLWSSWVIIGRVNRIFFSGDTGYSKSFADIGRKYGPFDITLMECGQYNKLWPDIHMIPEQSVQAHLDLKGKLMMPIHWGAFDLTSYSWNDPIERVTKEARKLEVNITTPRIGESVILHKYEPEQVWWRE; this comes from the coding sequence ATGATGAAGAGAATCAGCAACTGCTTGTATGTACTAAGCATACTTATACTGCTGGTTACGATGGCAGGATGTAAGGTACTGAATCTTGCCCCTCCGGTAGGTGCCAAACCAAAGGCTGATCGCCTGATGGCCATACAGAGCTCCCCCAACTTTAAGTATGGTCAGTTCCGGAACCTGGTGCCAACCAAAACTGGTCTCGACTTTTTAGGCTATACCAAGGTAATTTCGGTTAAGCTTGCCGGTAAGTTTTTCGGTGACAACGACCACCAGGAGCCAGCGCGGAAAATTCCGGTAATGAAAATCGACCTTACTCAATATGCTTGGGGTCAGGATTCGGCTACTGTAATTTCCTGGCTGGGCCACTCGGCTTCTTTTATTCAGATAGATGGTAAGCGCCTGCTGCTGGACCCCATGCTTAGCAATGTCGCTTCCCCCGTCAGCTTTGCTGGACCTAAACGCTTCTCCCCACCGGCCATCACCGCAGAAGAACTACCCCAGATTGATGCCATTCTCATATCTCACGACCATTACGACCACCTTGATTTTGATACTATCAAGAAACTCGGAAAGAAGACAAGGCACTTCTTCGTACCTCTGGGCATAGGAGTCCACCTGGAGCGTTGGGGCGTACCTGCCGAAAAGATAACTGAATTAGACTGGTGGCAGGAGGCCACTTTCATGGGGCTTAAGATTGTTGCGACTCCATCACGGCACTTCTCAGGTCGCGGCCTTAATAATGGTATGCAAACCCTCTGGAGTTCATGGGTTATTATAGGCCGCGTAAACCGGATCTTCTTCAGCGGCGACACCGGATACTCCAAAAGCTTTGCTGATATTGGCAGGAAGTATGGCCCCTTCGATATTACCCTGATGGAGTGCGGCCAATACAACAAACTGTGGCCCGACATTCACATGATACCCGAACAAAGCGTGCAGGCACACCTCGACCTGAAAGGAAAACTAATGATGCCCATACACTGGGGAGCCTTCGACCTAACCTCCTACTCCTGGAATGATCCTATAGAACGGGTAACCAAAGAAGCCAGAAAACTGGAAGTGAATATTACCACACCACGTATCGGCGAATCAGTTATCCTGCATAAATATGAGCCTGAACAGGTCTGGTGGCGGGAGTAA
- a CDS encoding nuclear transport factor 2 family protein yields MKHLILLAAANIYLVACTSSGDKQNTGTRQNDDNIELVKNYIKAVENLDYNAMSNYLGDNYIGMGPSYGDSIRKEQAVENWKANATNLYEKIQYNRSRFASVSIPDGDNKGDWVANWAELNIHYKNGGGPITIWANTNYLIEDGKIVKSLTFYNEADALRQLGYEFTPPEQSK; encoded by the coding sequence ATGAAACATCTGATCCTTTTAGCAGCAGCAAATATTTACCTGGTTGCCTGTACCTCTTCCGGAGACAAACAGAATACTGGTACCAGGCAGAATGATGATAACATTGAACTGGTTAAGAACTATATAAAAGCCGTGGAGAACCTGGATTACAATGCGATGAGTAATTATCTGGGGGATAACTATATTGGCATGGGACCATCTTACGGAGATTCAATCAGAAAAGAGCAGGCGGTAGAGAACTGGAAAGCCAACGCCACTAACCTGTATGAAAAAATTCAATATAACCGGTCAAGGTTTGCCAGTGTAAGTATACCCGACGGCGATAACAAAGGCGATTGGGTAGCCAACTGGGCGGAGTTGAATATTCATTATAAAAATGGGGGAGGACCGATTACTATCTGGGCAAATACCAATTACCTGATAGAGGATGGCAAAATCGTGAAAAGCTTAACTTTTTATAATGAGGCGGACGCGCTACGCCAGTTGGGGTATGAGTTTACGCCACCAGAGCAAAGCAAGTAA
- a CDS encoding glycine zipper domain-containing protein, which translates to MKANYLINKAASLFLLVLFLVVFAHQTIAQSHNQISRGLNLYVYPAKGQSNEQQQKDESECYNWAIQQTGLNPANMPKVQGAAPTETSSTGEALKGGAAGAAAGAAIGAIVGGGAGEGAAIGGITGVIAGRRRGKKQEKAEQQQIQASVSAQEQENWSRYIRAFSGCIEGKGYTIK; encoded by the coding sequence ATGAAAGCGAACTATTTAATTAATAAAGCTGCCAGTCTATTCCTTTTGGTTTTATTCCTGGTGGTTTTTGCCCACCAAACTATAGCACAAAGTCATAACCAGATATCGAGAGGGCTGAATTTGTATGTGTACCCGGCAAAGGGGCAAAGCAATGAACAGCAACAGAAAGATGAATCGGAGTGCTATAACTGGGCAATACAACAAACCGGCCTTAACCCGGCAAACATGCCCAAAGTGCAAGGTGCAGCCCCAACAGAAACAAGCTCTACCGGTGAAGCCTTAAAGGGTGGAGCTGCTGGTGCAGCGGCAGGGGCCGCTATTGGAGCCATAGTGGGTGGTGGTGCTGGCGAAGGAGCAGCCATTGGTGGTATAACCGGTGTTATAGCCGGCAGGCGTAGAGGAAAAAAACAAGAGAAGGCGGAACAACAGCAGATACAAGCAAGTGTTAGTGCCCAGGAACAGGAAAACTGGAGTCGTTATATTAGGGCATTTTCGGGCTGTATAGAAGGGAAAGGATACACTATAAAATAA